DNA sequence from the Leptospiraceae bacterium genome:
AAGAGATACCGTTTTAATGATGGGGCTTTTACTCGTTCAAAGCTTACTCAGTTTAAGTGGAAATATTCTTTCCGATTTTTGTTATGTTTTAATAGATCCAAGGATAAAGTTTGAATAGCCTATGTTGAACCCGGATACAAAACGCAGACTCCTTAAGTTTAGAAACAATAAAAGAGCTTTTTATTCTTTACTCTTTTTACTCAGCACGTATTGCATTTCGCTTTTTGCACCCGTAATTGCGAACAATATCCCGCTTCTGGTGAAATACGAGGGAACTTATTATTTCCCTATTTTTTCCTTTCATTCAGAAGAAACCTTCGGAGGAACCTTAAAAACGATTCCGAATTATAAGAAGCTGGCTAAGGAAGAGCGGTTTCAAAATGGTTCCAACTATATCCTCTTTCCTTTGATTCCATACGGAGTAAATGAAGATAACCTGGCCAGCCTGGAAGCCGGTGTAATTCCTCCTACCGCACCGGATACCAGACACTGGTTCGGTACAGATGATAGGGGACGGGACGTTTTTACCCGCCTTTTTTACGGATACCGAATTTCTTTGACCTTCGGCCTGGTTCTGGTCTTTATTGAATTGTTTTTAGGCACTATAATCGGTGGAATTCAGGGATACTTTGCAGGTCTCGTTGATTTAAGCTTCCAAAGGCTAATTGAAATTATATCTTCCATACCTTTTCTATATCTTATTCTAATCATGGGATCTTTTTTTGGAAGAAGTTTTGGGATCCTGCTTTTTACATACGGTGTAATCAGTTGGATAGGAATCAGCTATTATATGCGGGGAGAATTTTATAAATTACGCTCTTTTCAATTCGTAGATGCAGCCAGGGCCTTCGGAGTTCCGAACTATAAAATCATACTTCGCCACATCATCCCAAATGCCATAACTCCCCTCGTTACCTTTCTTCCCTTTTCATTAATCAGTTCCATTTCAGTTTTATCGGCCCTTGACTTTTTAGGCTACGGAATACCCGCTCCCAATCCATCCTGGGGAGAACTTATCGCACAGGGAAAAGAACGCCTGAGTGCCTGGTGGTTAATTGCCTTTCCTTCACTGGCTCTTTTTACAACCATCCAGCTCACTTCCTTTGTAGGAGAAGGTTTGCGGGATGCTTTTGATTCCAAAGAAAAGGTGGTAATTCATTAATGGGAAACCTCCTTGAAGTAAAGAATCTCTTTTTAGATATTGTTCTACCTCATTCTATTTTACCTGTAATACAGGATGTATCGTTTAACTTAAAAAAAGGAGAAATCCTGTCCCTTGTAGGAGAATCAGGTTGCGGAAAATCAGTTTGCTCCATGTCTTTAACAAGACTTTTACCCGTAAACCTCATTCGATACAAAGAAGGAGAAATCCGCTTCGGAGAGAAGAACCTGATATCTCTTCCCAACGAAGAATTAAGAAAGATTCGGGGAAAAGAAATCGCCTACATTTTTCAGGATCCCTTCACCAGCTTAAACCCTTTAAAAAAAATCAAAGATCAATTAACCGAATCTTACCTGATTCACATTTCTCCTGATAAAAATCAAGCGATAAAAAAGGCGAAAGAACTTTTGTCTTCAGTAGGTTTAACCGACCTCGATACAAGACTGGATGCCTATCCGAACCAGATGAGCGGAGGAATGCTACAGAGAATCAGTATTGCCATGGCCCTTATGTGCGAACCACAACTGCTTATAGCCGATGAGCCGACTTCCGCTCTGGATGTAACCATACAGGCACAACTTGTAGACTTACTGTTAGGACTTAAAAAGGAAAGGAACATGTCGATATTATTCATTTCTCATGATATGGGTTTAGTTTCAGCTCTTTCGGATAGAATTGCCGTGATGTATGCCGGACAAATCGTAGAAACCGGAACGATAGATGAAATTGTCGAAAATCCGAGACATCCATATACAAAAGCTTTAATTGCTTCGGTTCCCTCCGGTCTAAAATTAAAAAAGGAAGAGAAATTAAAAACCATACCCGGTATTGTTCCAAGTCCCGACAAATATCCTGCGGGTTGTCATTTTTCCACTCGTTGCGAAAGTGTTTTAGAGAAGTGTAAATTAGAAAAACCAAAAGTTTTTACAGTTTCGGATGGCCATGGAAGCCGTTGTTTCCTGGAGGAATAGAGTATGCTTGAAATTCAAAACTTAAATGCAAGTTATATCGTTGCGTCTAAAAAGCCTTTTCAAAAAGATATTATACGGGCCGTTGAGAATATTGACATGACAATAGGCGATGGAAAGGTTTTAGGCCTCGTAGGAGAATCCGGTTGCGGAAAATCCTCACTCGGAAAAACCCTGGTTCGCCTACATAAAGAAGATTCGGGTTCTGTT
Encoded proteins:
- a CDS encoding ABC transporter permease subunit — translated: MLNPDTKRRLLKFRNNKRAFYSLLFLLSTYCISLFAPVIANNIPLLVKYEGTYYFPIFSFHSEETFGGTLKTIPNYKKLAKEERFQNGSNYILFPLIPYGVNEDNLASLEAGVIPPTAPDTRHWFGTDDRGRDVFTRLFYGYRISLTFGLVLVFIELFLGTIIGGIQGYFAGLVDLSFQRLIEIISSIPFLYLILIMGSFFGRSFGILLFTYGVISWIGISYYMRGEFYKLRSFQFVDAARAFGVPNYKIILRHIIPNAITPLVTFLPFSLISSISVLSALDFLGYGIPAPNPSWGELIAQGKERLSAWWLIAFPSLALFTTIQLTSFVGEGLRDAFDSKEKVVIH
- a CDS encoding ABC transporter ATP-binding protein; this translates as MGNLLEVKNLFLDIVLPHSILPVIQDVSFNLKKGEILSLVGESGCGKSVCSMSLTRLLPVNLIRYKEGEIRFGEKNLISLPNEELRKIRGKEIAYIFQDPFTSLNPLKKIKDQLTESYLIHISPDKNQAIKKAKELLSSVGLTDLDTRLDAYPNQMSGGMLQRISIAMALMCEPQLLIADEPTSALDVTIQAQLVDLLLGLKKERNMSILFISHDMGLVSALSDRIAVMYAGQIVETGTIDEIVENPRHPYTKALIASVPSGLKLKKEEKLKTIPGIVPSPDKYPAGCHFSTRCESVLEKCKLEKPKVFTVSDGHGSRCFLEE